The Bacteroides acidifaciens genome includes a region encoding these proteins:
- a CDS encoding DUF4840 domain-containing protein: protein MKTLTKMKKVCCFNRFVLLAMTLSMVTSFTACSSDDDSDIPVYSLKDVDGNYSGTMLTESTPVSPQANAEEGEEPAGAEVTAEVKDNQIMIKKLPVDDLIKSIVGEENAGAIIENLGDINYNIPYTPTFDESKSNILLQLKPEPLEIKYTEPIQVQEEGQEPAENLIIVTIEAKKNGVYAYDGKKLAFVIKATGVKVGDVNFPNFPVTTFTFSMVKK from the coding sequence ATGAAAACTTTAACTAAAATGAAAAAAGTTTGTTGTTTTAATCGCTTTGTCTTATTGGCAATGACACTGAGCATGGTCACTTCTTTTACTGCATGTAGCAGTGACGACGATTCGGACATTCCTGTATATTCCCTTAAAGATGTTGATGGCAATTATTCCGGCACAATGCTGACGGAATCCACCCCCGTCAGTCCCCAAGCAAATGCAGAAGAGGGAGAAGAACCGGCAGGAGCCGAAGTTACTGCCGAAGTAAAAGACAATCAGATTATGATTAAGAAACTTCCGGTTGACGACCTGATTAAAAGCATCGTCGGTGAAGAAAATGCAGGAGCTATCATCGAAAATTTGGGCGATATTAACTACAACATTCCTTATACACCGACCTTTGATGAAAGTAAATCTAACATCTTACTTCAACTAAAACCTGAACCACTGGAAATTAAATACACCGAACCGATTCAAGTACAAGAAGAAGGACAAGAACCGGCTGAAAATCTTATAATAGTAACTATTGAAGCTAAAAAGAATGGCGTTTATGCTTATGACGGCAAAAAACTGGCATTCGTTATCAAAGCAACTGGAGTAAAAGTCGGAGATGTAAATTTCCCCAATTTCCCCGTTACGACATTCACTTTCAGCATGGTCAAGAAGTAA
- a CDS encoding ABC transporter permease — protein MNKRFLVFLSSRKSWTLPYIIFSAIFVVIPLFLIVVYAFTDDNGHLTLANFQKFFEHPEAINIFVYSIGIAIITTLVCLLLGYPAAWILSNSKLNRSKTMVVLFILPMWVNILVRTLATVALFDFFGVPLGEGALIFGMVYNFIPFMIYPIYNTLQKMDHSYIEAAQDLGANPLQVFLKAVLPLSMPGVMSGIMMVFMPTISTFAIAELLTMNNIKLFGTTIQENINNSMWNYGAALSLIMLLLIAATSLFSMDDKDNSNEGGGLW, from the coding sequence TTATTTTTTCGGCGATCTTTGTGGTCATACCGTTGTTCTTGATTGTCGTGTATGCGTTTACCGACGATAACGGTCATTTGACACTCGCCAATTTTCAGAAGTTCTTCGAACATCCCGAAGCAATCAATATCTTTGTCTATTCGATAGGTATTGCTATTATCACCACCCTTGTTTGTCTTTTGCTGGGTTATCCGGCTGCTTGGATATTGAGCAACAGTAAGCTGAACCGTTCTAAAACAATGGTTGTCCTGTTTATTCTGCCGATGTGGGTGAATATCCTGGTGCGTACTCTGGCTACGGTTGCCTTGTTCGACTTTTTTGGTGTACCGTTGGGCGAGGGAGCATTGATATTCGGTATGGTATACAACTTTATCCCCTTTATGATTTATCCTATTTACAACACGTTGCAGAAAATGGATCATAGTTATATTGAAGCTGCACAAGATTTGGGAGCCAATCCGCTACAAGTCTTTTTGAAAGCAGTCCTTCCGCTTTCCATGCCGGGAGTAATGAGTGGGATTATGATGGTGTTCATGCCGACTATATCAACATTTGCCATTGCCGAGTTGCTGACGATGAATAATATCAAACTCTTTGGTACGACGATTCAGGAAAATATCAATAACAGCATGTGGAATTATGGAGCGGCACTTTCGCTTATTATGTTGCTGCTGATTGCTGCTACTTCCTTGTTTAGCATGGACGATAAAGACAATTCAAACGAAGGAGGGGGGCTATGGTAA
- a CDS encoding winged helix-turn-helix transcriptional regulator, translating into MEKQNNTDKIFFHGREYFCTLDLALDKIGGKWKIIMIYMLQNGALRSSDLQRKMSGVSNKMFTQTARELEYDGIVKREVYPVVPPRVEYSLTPVGQSILPIIRDIAEWGKQLLDDKL; encoded by the coding sequence ATGGAAAAACAAAACAATACGGATAAAATATTTTTTCATGGAAGAGAATATTTTTGTACGCTTGACCTTGCTCTTGACAAAATAGGCGGCAAGTGGAAAATCATAATGATTTATATGTTGCAAAATGGAGCTTTACGTTCATCAGATTTGCAACGTAAGATGTCGGGGGTGTCAAATAAGATGTTTACTCAAACTGCAAGAGAATTGGAATATGATGGTATAGTAAAACGAGAGGTATATCCAGTTGTTCCTCCTCGCGTAGAATACTCACTCACACCAGTAGGGCAATCAATATTGCCTATCATAAGAGATATAGCTGAATGGGGTAAGCAGTTGTTGGATGATAAATTATAA
- a CDS encoding ABC transporter permease — protein sequence MVKKIFAQAYLWILLLLLYSPIVIIVIYSFTEAKVLGNWTGFSTKLYTSLFTTGAHHSLMNALINTITIALLAATVSTLLGSVAAIGIFNLKSRSRKAIGFVNSIPILNGDIITGISLFLLFVSLGITQGYTTVVLAHITFCTPYVVLSVLPRLKQMNPNIYEAALDLGATPMQALWKVIVPEIRPGMISGFMLALTLSIDDFAVTVFTIGNQGLETLSTYIYADARKGGLTPELRPLSAIIFVVVLALLIVINYRAGKAKKK from the coding sequence ATGGTAAAGAAAATATTCGCTCAGGCTTACTTATGGATATTGCTGTTGTTGCTTTATTCTCCTATTGTGATTATCGTTATCTATTCTTTTACGGAAGCGAAAGTGTTGGGCAACTGGACTGGTTTCTCCACAAAACTTTATACTTCGCTTTTCACTACGGGCGCGCATCATTCTTTGATGAATGCATTGATTAACACGATTACTATTGCCCTGCTGGCTGCAACGGTATCTACCTTATTGGGTAGCGTAGCTGCTATCGGCATCTTTAATCTGAAATCCCGTTCGCGTAAAGCGATTGGTTTTGTGAATAGCATTCCTATTCTGAACGGAGATATCATCACGGGTATTTCTCTTTTCCTTTTGTTTGTTTCTTTAGGAATCACACAAGGATACACAACCGTAGTGCTTGCTCATATTACTTTTTGTACGCCATACGTTGTTTTGAGTGTTTTGCCTCGTTTGAAGCAGATGAACCCGAATATTTATGAGGCCGCTCTTGACTTGGGAGCGACTCCCATGCAAGCCTTGTGGAAAGTCATTGTGCCGGAGATTCGCCCGGGAATGATTAGTGGTTTTATGCTTGCATTGACATTATCTATTGATGATTTTGCCGTAACAGTATTTACTATCGGCAATCAGGGTTTGGAGACACTTTCCACTTATATTTATGCCGATGCCCGCAAAGGTGGTTTGACACCAGAGCTTCGTCCGCTTTCCGCCATTATTTTTGTTGTGGTGCTGGCGTTGCTTATTGTAATCAATTACCGGGCAGGGAAAGCGAAGAAGAAATAA
- a CDS encoding DNA alkylation repair protein yields MTTTENIRKELQDLVDSKYQEFHSALVPGIGNILGVRIPQLRILAKEIAKRDNWRMFVEATDTKFYEETMLQGMVIGLAKMELDEQMKHISMFVPRIDNWAVCDIFCGELKTAVKKGKATVWQFIQPYLISPKEFEIRFGIVMLFHYVDEEHIDALLAYADTFNHDAYYTRMAMAWMMSICFIKFPEKTMEYLKQSKLDNWTYNKSLQKTIESLRIDKETKDILRGMKRR; encoded by the coding sequence ATGACTACAACAGAAAACATTCGAAAAGAATTGCAGGATTTGGTAGATTCCAAGTATCAGGAATTTCATTCTGCCCTAGTTCCCGGAATCGGGAATATTCTTGGTGTACGTATTCCGCAACTACGGATATTGGCTAAAGAAATCGCAAAGAGAGATAACTGGCGTATGTTTGTGGAAGCAACCGATACTAAGTTTTATGAAGAAACAATGCTTCAGGGAATGGTTATCGGATTAGCTAAAATGGAACTGGATGAACAAATGAAACACATAAGCATGTTCGTTCCACGTATCGACAACTGGGCTGTATGTGATATCTTTTGCGGCGAACTGAAGACTGCCGTGAAGAAAGGAAAAGCAACTGTATGGCAGTTTATCCAGCCTTACCTCATATCTCCCAAAGAGTTCGAAATCCGCTTCGGGATTGTGATGCTTTTCCATTATGTAGACGAAGAACATATCGACGCATTGCTGGCATATGCAGACACTTTCAACCACGATGCTTATTATACACGTATGGCTATGGCTTGGATGATGTCCATCTGTTTCATCAAATTCCCCGAAAAGACAATGGAGTACCTTAAACAGAGCAAGCTGGATAACTGGACTTATAATAAGTCATTGCAGAAAACTATCGAATCTCTCCGAATAGACAAGGAAACTAAAGATATACTTCGTGGTATGAAACGGAGGTAA
- a CDS encoding ABC transporter substrate-binding protein, protein MKRIIPAILLLLSLMGCYNSGEPRERVLKIYNWADYIGDSVLEDFQAYYKEQTGENIRIVYQTFDINEIMLTKIEKGHEDFDVVCPSEYIIERMLKKHLLLPIDTNFAHSPNYMNNVAPFIREQINKLSQPGEEASRYAVCYMWGTAGLLYNRAYVPDLVAASWDCLWNKKYAGKILMKDSYRDAYGTAIIYAHAKELEAGSVTVEELMNDYSPQAMELAEKYLKALKPNIAGWEADFGKEMMTKNKAWLNMTWSGDAIWAIEEADAVGVDLDYEVPKEGSNIWYDGWVIPKYARNPEAASYFINFMCRPDIALRNMDFCGYVSSIATPEILEEKIDTTLTYFSDLSYFFGPDADSIQIDKIQYPDRKVVERCAMIRDFGDKTKEVLDIWSRIKGDNLGVGITILIFVVVALMSGWMIYKRCQRYSRRKQQRRRSRRKKVKRN, encoded by the coding sequence ATGAAAAGAATAATTCCTGCTATCCTGTTGTTGCTGAGTTTGATGGGATGTTATAATTCCGGCGAGCCTCGCGAACGGGTTCTCAAAATCTATAACTGGGCGGATTATATCGGGGATAGTGTGCTCGAGGATTTTCAAGCATATTATAAAGAACAGACAGGCGAAAATATCCGCATCGTTTATCAGACATTCGACATTAATGAAATAATGTTGACCAAGATAGAGAAGGGACATGAGGATTTCGACGTGGTCTGCCCTTCGGAATACATTATTGAGCGTATGTTGAAGAAGCATCTGCTTCTGCCTATTGATACGAACTTTGCCCATTCTCCCAACTATATGAACAATGTGGCTCCGTTCATACGGGAGCAGATTAATAAATTGAGTCAGCCGGGTGAAGAAGCCAGCCGTTATGCGGTATGCTATATGTGGGGAACTGCGGGACTTCTTTATAACCGGGCTTATGTTCCTGATTTGGTCGCTGCATCCTGGGATTGTCTTTGGAATAAGAAGTATGCCGGCAAAATCCTTATGAAAGATAGTTACCGCGACGCTTACGGTACGGCTATCATTTATGCGCACGCCAAGGAATTGGAAGCGGGGAGTGTGACAGTGGAAGAACTAATGAACGACTATTCTCCACAGGCTATGGAGCTTGCGGAAAAATATCTGAAAGCCCTGAAACCGAATATAGCAGGCTGGGAAGCCGATTTCGGCAAGGAGATGATGACGAAGAACAAGGCTTGGTTGAATATGACCTGGAGCGGTGACGCGATATGGGCGATTGAAGAAGCCGATGCGGTAGGTGTGGACTTGGATTACGAAGTTCCGAAGGAAGGAAGTAATATATGGTATGACGGTTGGGTGATTCCGAAATATGCAAGGAATCCGGAAGCAGCCAGCTATTTTATCAACTTCATGTGTCGTCCGGATATTGCTCTGAGAAATATGGATTTCTGCGGATATGTAAGTTCGATTGCTACTCCGGAGATTCTGGAAGAGAAGATAGATACGACACTTACCTATTTTTCCGATCTTAGTTATTTCTTCGGTCCGGACGCCGATAGCATACAGATTGACAAGATACAATATCCCGACCGCAAAGTAGTGGAACGATGCGCTATGATTCGTGACTTCGGTGATAAGACAAAAGAAGTTCTTGATATCTGGTCGCGTATTAAGGGGGATAATTTAGGAGTGGGTATCACTATTCTTATCTTTGTCGTTGTTGCTTTGATGAGCGGCTGGATGATATATAAAAGATGCCAACGTTACAGCCGCCGGAAACAACAAAGGCGCAGAAGCAGAAGAAAAAAGGTAAAGAGGAATTAA